In the Malania oleifera isolate guangnan ecotype guangnan chromosome 1, ASM2987363v1, whole genome shotgun sequence genome, one interval contains:
- the LOC131154269 gene encoding thiosulfate sulfurtransferase 16, chloroplastic-like, with amino-acid sequence MAAASSSMASPSACFNHSLSPPLLGPQNVNFSYESLSTTNPQRRGVGARTRSSNFHNLGRLGAVEEKVLTTGVNPTSVPVRVARELLQAGHRYLDVRTAEEFSAGHASGAINVPYMFKTRSGMTKNPHFLEETLLQFGKDDEIIVACQSGKRSLMAAADLLSAGFTGITDMAGGYAAWTQIGLPTE; translated from the exons atggcagcTGCATCTTCTTCCATGGCGTCCCCCTCTGCCTGCTTCAACCACAGCCTATCTCCCCCACTTCTTGGTCCTCAAAACGTCAATTTCAG TTATGAATCGCTGTCAACAACAAATCCCCAGAGACGTGGCGTTGGGGCCAGAACCAGAAGTTCAAACTTCCACAATTTGGG TCGACTGGGTGCTGTGGAGGAGAAGGTTCTGACGACAGGTGTTAATCCGACGTCAGTGCCAGTGCGTGTGGCGCGTGAGCTTCTACAAGCTGGGCACAGATATTTGGACGTCAG GACTGCCGAAGAGTTCAGCGCCGGACATGCCTCTGGCGCTATCAATGTTCCTTACATGTTCAAAACTCGATCAG GGATGACTAAGAACCCTCACTTTTTGGAGGAAACATTATTGCAATTTGGAAAAGATGATGAGATTATTGTT GCATGTCAGAGTGGGAAAAGATCACTCATGGCTGCAGCTGATCTTTTATCTGCT GGTTTTACAGGCATAACTGACATGGCTGGGGGATATGCAGCCTGGACTCAGATTGGACTTCCTACAGAATGA